The Pleuronectes platessa chromosome 10, fPlePla1.1, whole genome shotgun sequence genome contains a region encoding:
- the LOC128449198 gene encoding sialic acid-binding Ig-like lectin 12: protein MFVLIWATLLFSVRVSDAETGSSVWGRKSCPLTDYCITLVEGEITAEAGLCVVIPCSFTVPENIKVLHIVWLKCKSTEGNCGDGDMIFNSSTSSDQVQSEFKGRVSLLESDVSQKNCSIIVNDLKESDSGTYQLRVEASPRRGSYNFLQRATVSVKGLSQRPTVMIPPLTEGRLTKLTCTAPGLCSGSEPTFTWRWRGRGESHADLTGNITAFKTENVAEFAKRSSSTLSFSPSAEHHGTNITCTVLFQGHVSTEETATLSVSCE, encoded by the exons atgtttgttctcatctgggcgactctgcttttctctgtgagagTCAGTGATGCTGAGACAG GTTCTTCAGTGTGGGGGAGAAAAAGTTGTCCGTTGACAGATTACTGTATCACTCTAGTTGAAGGAGAAATAACAGCGGAGGCCGGACTCTGTGTCGTGATACCATGCTCCTTCACTGTTCCTGAGAATATCAAAGTCTTACATATAGTTTGGTTGAAATGTAAATCGACTGAAGGGAACTgtggtgatggagacatgatttTCAACAGTAGCACCTCCAGCGATCAGGTTCAGTCGGAGTTTAAAGGACGAGTGTCACTGCTGGAGTCTGATGTGAGccagaaaaactgcagcatcatCGTCAATGACCTGAAGGAGTCGGACTCTGGAACATATCAACTCAGAGTTGAAGCTTCACCGAGGAGAGGTTCATATAATTTCCTCCAAAGAGCAACTGTCTCTGTTAAAG GTCTGAGTCAGAGGCCCACAGTGATGATTCCACCTCTGACGGAAGGACGGCTGACCAAACTGACCTGCACTGCTCCTGGTCTCTGCTCTGGATCTGAACCTACATTCACCTGGAggtggcgaggaagaggagagagccaCGCTGACCTCACAGGAAACATCACGGCCTTCAAAACTGAGAACGTGGCTGAGTTCGCTAAGAGAAGCAGCTCGACTCTGTCCTTCTCcccttcagctgaacatcacggAACCAACATCACCTGCACGGTCCTCTTCCAAGGACAcgtgagcacagaggagacggcGACTCTGAGTGTGAGCTGTGAGTAG